The sequence GAGAACGCGCGAGCGTCGTCCACGAAGTAGATGACGAGCGGCAGCGTCCATCTGATCACGGTCAGGTCGGTCTCGACGAGGTCCTCGATACCGGGTCGCCGTACCTTCACGGCCACGTCTTGGCCGTCGGCACGAGCGCGGTACACCTGGCCCAGGCTCGCTCCGCTGATCGCCTCCGTGTCGAATTCCTCGAAGGACTCCTCGACGGAGCCGAGTTCGTCCTCGACGACAGTCCGTGCCTCCTCCCAGGGGGCCGGGGGAACGTCATCCTGCAGCTGCGTGAGAACGTCGATGTACTCGGGTGGGAGCGCGTCAGGCCGGGTCGAGAGCAACTGGCCGAGTTTGATGAACGTCGGACCGAGCGTCAACAGTGAATCGAGCAGTGCCTCCGCCCGCTCGACCCGCATCTCTGCTGTGACGTTCCGGGACCGACCGAAGAAGAAAAACCGATATCTATCGCGGAGATAGCTCAAGACGAGCGGCAAGAACTGGCGGGCGACGACGAAGAACCGGTAGTAGGCTTTGACGGCGACCACGCGTCTACTCCTCGATTGGAACCTGGGTCGCTGCTTCCGAGACTTTCGGGATCGTGATCTCCAGGACCCCGGAGTCGAGGCGTGCCGTCGCCTGGTTCCCGACAGCGTCGGGGGGCACGGGAACGTCGACGTCGAGAAAGAGCGCACGCCCCTCCTCCCGGAACCAGAAGTCCTCCGGGACGTCTTTTTGCCGGCGGGCCTCGATGGAGAGCCGAGCGCCCGTGGCGGTCACCTGGATGCCGTCCCGCGTCACGCCTGGAAAGTCGAAGATCAACAGGTAGGCTTCGTCCGATTCCAGCACGTCCGCGAAGACGGCCTCCGGTAACGAAACGAGCGCGTCACTGAGTCCGGACATACCAGTTCGTACGTCGTGTAGGGCGAAAAAGGCGGTGGTCGGTCCACCTCCGATGCGCCATTCCCCCTTCCCACACGGAATGGCCCCGTCTCCAGGGGGCGGAACCGTCAGTTACGTCGACCACGACCCCGTGTGAGCCATCGCCCAGTCGTGGCAGCTGGACGAGGCCCGATCAACCGGGTCGGGTCGACGGTTTCTCCAATTCACCCGACGGTAATGAAGGGGTGCAACCGTTACACGCAGTTATCGGCGGTTTAGCCGAATTAAGCCGAATTATACGCCCTCGGCGGACAGATGCCTCGGTCGGTGCCCCCGTTCGTCCACAGGGTATCGAACGATCGGACCCGGTGATCACCGAGCACGCAGTGGCCGCGACGGTCGGGGCCGTGGCGCTCGACGTGAATCCCGTCGAGACCCGCGTTCCACGCGGCGCCGATGTCGGTCGCGCCGTCCCCCGCGAGTACGCCCCGGGACGTGGCGGGGTCGACGTCGAGGAGATCGAGGGTCAGTTCGACGGGCGCGGGGTCGGGTTTCCAGCCCACCTCGTCAGAACACGAGACCACGACGTCGAACCAGTCCCCGATGTCGAGTGCGTCGATGACGGGGCCGGCGAGAAACGGCTGGGAATGCGTGACAACGCCGACGGGAACCTCGAGGTCGGCCACGAACGTGGCGTCGTCGTGGAGGTAAGTGGCTGCCGCTCGTGTCTCCGGATCCCCGTTCGCGTGGAACGTCGACCAGAACGTCTCGGGATCCACACCCCATCGGTGCAGGTGGCCGTTACGCGTGCCACCCAGACCGTGCCAGAGGACCGCCGCCTCACGGTCGGAAAACGACCGGCCCATTTGATCGCCCACCCGATCGAAGACCTCGCGAACGTACGACCACTCCGTGTCGACGAGCGTGCCGTCGAGGTCGAGTAACCAGACGTCGTACGAACCGGGATCCATCAGGGTAACGCATAGGCGAGCGGGAGCCAAGAGCGTTTGGGGCCCACGTTACCGAACCTCGATGGTGCTCCCGAGGTACTTGTTCAGAACCGCGTCGACGGACTCGGCATTGAACGCGGAGAGGTCTGAGGCGATGGCGTCACGAAGTTCCGCGAGGTACTCCTCGTCCGTCTCGAAGGCCCGGTAGTCGACGGAAAGCACCGTGACCCCGAGCGCATCCCGAGTGAGGTCCCGAAAGTAGTCTCGGTCGGCGATCGCTCCCCGCCAGAGATTGTCCCGGAAAAACCGCCATCCAGGCTCGCCCGGCTCGTCGGCCTCGCGCATCATTCGCGTCTCGAAGGTGTCCGGTTCGAGCGACACCCCACTGGTCGGTTCGAGTCGAAACGTGACCGCGAAGACGTACCGCGCCCACATCAGTCCGCCTCCCAGGCCAGTGCGGTCAGTGTCGGGGCATCGCGACGGTGTACCATATCGGAACTCCGTCTGCCAGCACGAAAAGCGTGGGCCTAGTCGTCGGACTCGCCGGTGGTGGATCGGGCCGGCGAATCCTCGGTCGCGAACTCGGAGATCAGTTCGGTGTGGAGGGATTGCTCGCCGTCGAACTCCGGATCGAACAGCCGGATGGCCGTCGCGATGGTCGACCAGTCGTCCTCCGCTGCAGCATCGCGGAGCGCCCGCGTGGGCGCGGCGAGTAATTGGGAGACGAGCGAATCCGCGAACGCGTCGATTACCTCGCGCTGCTCGTCGGTCAGCGATCCCCTGGCTTCGAGTTTCGAGAGCGCCATCTCCATCTCTCGGCTTTTGATCCGGTCGGCGCTGTCGTACATCGCCCCGATGACCTCGTCCGCACGCTTTCGTTTGAACTGCTCGATCAGGCGGTCGAATTCCTCGTCGATGATCTCCCGGACCGCCTCCGCGGCGGCTGCCCGCTGGGATCTGGTTTGCTGGGTCACCTCCTCCAGGTCGTCGAGGTTCCGGACGGTGACGTTCGGAAGGTCGTCCGCGTTGGGGGCAATGTCCCGTGGCTGCCCCAGGTCCATGCAGTACACCTGGTCCGCGCCGGCGAGCATGTCCGTTTCGACCACTGGCGTTCGAGCCCCCGTCGCCGTCACGAGCACGTCCGTTTCGGGGAGGTGCCCGTCGAGGTCGTCGAGACCGAGGACCGTGGCGTCGACCTCGTGAACGTCGACGATTTCCCGGGCGCGGTCGGGTGTGCGGTTGGCCACGTATAGCTCCCCGACGTCGCTGCTGTCGAGAGAGACGGTCGAGAGGGTTCCCATCTCGCCGATACCGACCACCGTGGCGGTCGCACCCGACAGTCCGTGTTCTGTATCCGCCAGCCGCACGGCCGCCGACCCGAGCGAGACGACGCCGTCGTTGATGCTCGTCTCCGTCCGGGCCCGCTCTCCCACGCGAATGGCCTTGAGAATCGCCTCGTCCAGAATGGGTCCGAGGGTCCCGGCCGTCGTGGCGTTGTCGTAGGCGTCCCGGACCTGCCCGATGATCTGATCCTCGCCCACGATAACCGATTCGAGGCCGGCAGCGACGCGCATGAGATGGCGGATGCTCTCCTCGTGGTCCATGACGTGAGCCTCCTCGGGACCGAATCCGGCGTCGCCCAGGGCCGCCCGACCGGATTCGGCCGAGGCTGTGACGACGTATGCCTCGACCCTGTGACACGTCTGAAGGGCGAAGGCTTCCCTGACGGCCGACTGCGTCCGGAGTTCGGCGAGGAGGTCGCGTTCAGTCTCCCGCCTGACCGCTTCCAGATCGCAGACGTTTGCGTCCTCGTGGCTCACTCTCGCCCCGGTCACGAGCGTCGCGTGTCGGTTCACGGTGTGATCGACCTACCCGGTTTTCTCACGATTCGATTTGAACGTTCTTACTGACACACGTAAAATCTTCCGAACGGCACCACGATGGGCGACGGGTTCGATCGAGCGGGGGCGAGGACGTTCAGACGGAGTACCCGTCTTCGGTGACCGGGACGGCATCGAACCCGAGATCCTCGATGGCGTCGACCACCGCGTCCTGCTCGTCCGTGGCCTCCCAGTAAAAGACCAGATCGAAGGTGCCATCGCGCAGGAGTTGCTGACACTCCCACACGAACTCGTCGTCGCTCAGTCGCCGACCCTGGAACTGGCCGGCGGCAAAGCGGGAGTCGTCGTCGCCGGCGTAAATGTAAGCGTCCTCGTCGGCGACGACCTCGGCGATCGCCTCGCCGATCCGGCGGGTTGCGTCGTCCATCGCCGGCTCCTCGGACTGGGGAAAATCCGTGTGGACGACTACCCCCTGCAACGTGATGTCCCCCGGTTCGAGCAACGCTACCGCCTCCGCGTACAGATCGTCGTCCGCATCGGTCATGAACCAGGCTACACTCCGGGTCATTTTACCAGCTCCGGTCGATGCAGCGACCACCCACTCCCCGAAGAGGGGAACACTCTTGTCAGCGAGACGCGTGCTTTGAACCGATGCGGGAATGGCTCCGAGCACAGTTCAGATCCGTCTACGAGCGGGTCCTTCGCCGTGAGATATCGGGAGCGCCGTCCCACGTCGCCGTCATTCAGGACGGGAACCGCCGATACGCCCGCGAGCGGGGAGACGACACGGCGACCGGACACCGTGTCGGCGCGGAGACGACCGAACGCGTCCTCGACTGGTGTGCGGAACTCGGGGTCGACGAACTCACGCTGTATGCCTTCTCGACGGAGAACTTCAACCGACCACCGGACGAACGCGAACACCTCTTCGATCTGATCGAGGAGAAGCTCTATCAGTTCGCGGACGCCGACCGGGTCCACGAGGAGCGGGTCCGCGTCCGTGCCATCGGCGACACGGATCGCCTCCCCGAGCGGGTCCAGCAGGCCATCGACTACGCCGAAGCCCAGACAGCCGGGTACGACGCCCTCACCCTCAACGTGGCCGTCGCCTACGGGGGGCGGGCGGAGTTGCTCCAGGCGGCTCGCGAGATCGGGTCCGCCGTCGACCGCGGGGATCTCGACCCGGCGGACGTGACCGCCGAAACGGTGGAGGCGCGGCTCTACGATGGCGCGGTCCGCGACGTCGACCTCATCGTCCGAACCGGGGGCGACGAACGGACGAGCAACTTCCTCCCCTGGCACGCCAATGGCAACGAGGCCGCCGCCTTCTTCTGTACGCCCTACTGGCCCGAATTCTCGAAAATCGATTTCCTGCGGGCGATCCGGACCTACGAGGCGAGGGAGGTGTCGTGGCGGCGGACGCGTGCGAAGCGCGCGCTGGCGCTCGTTCGGGCACTCGGTGGGGAGGTCAAGGAAGCGCGACGCGTACTCGATCGGTTCAGGGACTATCTCCCGGACGCCGTCGAGGACGAGCCGACCGAACAGCAACCGGCGGATTGACCTCACCGACCAAACCGCCGCTGACGGTTCTCGTACTCCTGGACGGCCCTGATGTAATCGCGTTCCCGAAAGTCCCGCCAGTTGACGTCCGTGAAGTAGAGTTCCGAGTAGACCGACTGCCAGATCATGAAATCCGAGAGGCGCTCCTCGCCGGTCTTGATGACGAGGTCGGGCTCCTCGCCGAAAACGAGGCGCTCTTCGATATCGCTCTCGTCGACGGCCGCAGGATCGAGCGCGCCGGCGTCGACGTCCTCGGCGATCCGGCGAACGGCCGTCGCGAACTCGTGTTTGCCACCGAGGCCGAGGCTGATCCGAATCGGCTCCTCCGCGGGCTCGGTATCGGATGGCCCACGGATGGCCACCGGACGGGGGAACGACAGCCCGGCGAGTTCACGTTCGAGCGTGTCCACGACCGTCTCGTCCAGCACGCTCACGTAGATCGTGACCCGCTCTGCGCCGTACTCGAACGCCCAGGCGACGAACCGCTCGAGGGTCTCGTACGCCCCCTGTTCCAGCAGGTCGCGTTCGGTGATGATGAGAGCGACGTGTTCGGGCGGGTCGCCAGCGGTGCGGCGGAGCCGAATGGCGAGGTACCGTTCGTACAGTCCCACGGTACCGGGTGCGTTCCCCGAACCCCTAAAGCGACCGGAACGCGTCGATCCGCCCCGCTCTCGCGGTCCGGGTTCGGGACCCTTAAGTGTCGTACCGAAAAATCGGTCGTACGTGAATCGCCCGCTACGCCGAACGGCGGCGTTCTCGCTCGTCTCGCTGCTGTCACTCGCTGCCGGGGTGTTCGAGGAGTTCGCAGCCGTGCCGTTCGTCGTCGTGGCCATCGGCGCCGCGTTTCTCTCCGAGGGCGGACTGTTCGACGTCTTCGCCACTCGCCGCGATCGTGGAGAGGAGACGCTCTACACACTCATCGCGTTCGGTCTCACGGGCGCCGGTCTCGGCATCCTGGTCCCCACGTTCGACCTCCCGGTTCCGGTGTTCGCCGCGACGATGCTCTCCGTCGGCTTCGGGGATCTGGGTCGGCGGCTCGTCCTCGCGGTGCGCGAGTCGACCGTCGCCGGCGTCGGGGGATACGTCACCGTCGGCGGCACCGCCGCGTTCGCCGGTCAGGTCCTCACAGAGTTCCTTCAGGGGGTCCTCTCGCCGGGTGCGTTCCCCGAGTTCCTCTTCGTGGCGTCGAGCGCCGCGTTGCTCGGGGCCCTGTTCCGCTCGGTGTTCACTGGGCGGGAGGACCCGCTGGCACTGATGACCATCGCGCTGTCCCTGTGGCTGTTCGCGGACCTGGCCGTGGCCGTAAGCTGGGAGCGGATCGTCGTCGCCCTGGCCATCGCCGCGCTCTTCGGATACGTCTCCTTCGCGCTGGAAACGGCCTCGGTTCCCGGCATGCTCACCGGTGTCTTCCTTTCGCTGCTCGCCGTCGTGCTGGGGGGGTATAGCTGGTTCGCCGTCCTCATCGCCTTTTTCGCCATCGGCGCCCTCTCCACGAAATACCGCTACGATGAGAAACTCGAACGGGGCGTCGCTGAACCCAACAAAGGGGCACGGGGGACCGGCAACGTCCTCGGAAACTCCCTGGCAGCACTCGTGGCGCTCCTGCTGTTTGCGGCCCACGCCCGATTGCCGTTGCCGAGCGAAGCGTTCGCCCTCGCATTTGCCGGCAGCGTCGCCACTGCACTCGCGGATACGCTCTCAAGCGAAGTTGGTGGCCTCTACGATAACCCGCGTCTCGTCACCACCTTGCGGCCGGTTGAACCGGGGACCGACGGAGCGATCACCTGGCAGGGGGAGGTCGCCGGTCTCGCGGGGGCGGCAATCATCGCGGCGATGACCGTCGTCCTGTTCGACTACTCTCCGGTGTTCGGGCTGGTCGTGGTCGCGGCCGGGTTCGTCGGTATGACGGCCGACAGCCTGGCCGGTGCGACAATCGAGGGGGCGATCGTCACCAACCAGGTCGTGAACTTCATCGCGACGACGGTCGGCGGCGTCGCCGGTGGCCTCCTCTATCTTCTCGCGTTCGCCTGAGACGGGGTCGTCCCCGATCCGGCGTTGTCGTTACGAGGAAATGATCCGGCGGTGCCATTGCGAGGAAATGGTCGGCAGTACCGCTACGAAGAGATATCCTCACGAGTCCGGACGCGCACGCTCGTCGGCTGTTTGACGAACGTTCCACGGTCGGTGCCCACGATCTCGGCAACGCCGCGCTGGGCGGCGAGGTCGACGAGCCGCTGGGTGACCTCGCCGTCCAATACCACAACGTGCGGGACGGTCTCCGCATCGCAGAGCGTCTCGAAGCCGTCCGCCGATGATGCCTCCTCGATGACGACCATGGACTCGTCCAGGAGTCGAGTGCGATCCGAGCCGACGACCGCGGCCACGTGGTCCGCGAGTGTCTCACCGACGGCCATTGGTTGTGCGGTCCCAGCCCCGCTCGCAGGTGGGTCCCCCTCCGACGAACTACCGGCAGCCTGTGCACCTCCCGATGCATTTTCGGCGGCCGTCGTGGGAGTTTCCGAGGCGACATCTCCAGAGTTCCTCTCTGCGGCGACATCCCCGCTGTTCCGTGCCGACACGTCGACCGGCGAGGCGTGCGTCGTACTCCCGTCGGTGATCGCGGCTTCGGCGTCGGAGCCCTCGTACGTTTCGGCCGGTTCCTTGTTCCGGAGAGCGACGTCCACCTCGGACCGGGAGAGGTCTTCGACGGACTTGTCATCCGGTGCGACGGCGACGTAATCGAGGTCGCCGACCTGGGCGAGTTCGCGCCGGATCAAATCGCCGCCGCGGTCCCCGTCGAGAAACGCCGTGACCGTCTTGTCGATGGTGAGGTCGGCCACCGCCTCGGGGACGTTCGTTCCCTCGACGGCGATTGCGTTCTTGACACCGTACTTCAACAGGGTGAGAACGTCGGACCGCCCCTCGACGACGATGATGGCGTCGCTCGTCTCGACGTTCGGCCCGGCGGGATACCCGGCGTACTCCGTGATATCTTCGACGCGGATGCTCTCTCGCACCTCGTCGAGGATGGCGTCGCTGTCCATGACGCCCTCGTCGAACGCCGTCGCGAGGAGTTCCTTCGCGCGATCGACGACACCCCGTCGTTTGGCCGCCCGAACGTCCTCGATACGCCCGACCTCGACCGCGGCATGGGACGGCCCGATGCGCTCGATGGCCTCCAGGGCCGCCGCGAGCGTCGCCGTCTCCACCCGGTCGAGGCTGCTGGCGATGGTGATCTCACCGACGGACTGACCGCTCTCGTGGTGGACCTCGACGTCGATGCGCCCCAGCTTCGAGGATTGCTGGAGGCCGCGGATGTCGAGGTCGTCCCCGAGCAGGCCCTCCGTCTGACCGAAGACCGCGCCGACAACGTCGCTCCGTTCGACGACGCCATCGGCGAGGAAATCGGCGTGAATCAGATATTTCGCCGTGTCCTCCATCGTCAGCTATCGGTGTATCCTAGGGCGTGGACCCGGGAAATAGCTGTCGTCACCGTCACCGATGGTCGACCGGCCGATCGGCGTCGCGGAAGGCTGTCGAAGCGGAATCGTTGCCATATTGCAATATCGAAGACCATATCTCTTCGATAGGCAAGTTTGAACTCGAACAGCAAGTATTATTTGATCCTGAACGATAGTTCCGATCAGGATGGACCTTCGCACGTTGGCATGGGTCGCGGTCTTCGCCCTGCTGCCGGCGCTGGCGATCCCCTGGTTCCTCTGGGGATCGAGCCGGGTGTTCGCCGGACTTCCCGTCTGGCTCTGGTGGCACATCGGCTGGATGGTACTGGCCGCCGTCGTGTTCCGTGCGTTCACACGCCGCGCCTGGGGGCTCGGAATTACAACCGACCGTTCGAGTGACGGCACCGCCGGCCGATCGGGAGGTGAAAAGCCGTGAGCGCCGCCCTCCAGATGGGGATCATCGTCGGGTACCTGCTGGTCGCACTCGGTGTCGGTCTCGTCGCGTACCGCGTCACCGAGCGCACCGCCGAGGACTACTATCTCGCGAGTCGGACGTTCGGGACCGTGGTTCTCCTCTTCACCGTCTTCGCGACACTGCTGTCCGCGTTCACCTTCTTCGGCGGCCCGGACAACGCCTACGCGCTTGGCCCGGAGTGGATCCTCGTCATGGGGTTGATGGACGGAATCATCTTCGCACTGTTGTGGTACGTGGTCGGCTACAAACAGTGGCTGCTTGGCCAGCGGAACGGATACATCACCCTCGGCGAGATGCTCGGGGACCGCTTTGCCTCGCGGCGACTCAGAGGGCTGATCGCCGCCGTCTCCCTGTTCTGGCTGTTCCCGTACGTGATGCTCCAGCAGATCGGGGCGGGCGCCGCCATCGCCGGACTGACCGGCGACGCGGTCCCGTTCTGGGTCGGCGCGTCGCTCATCACCACCTTCATGATCATCTACGTGGTCCTGGCCGGGATCAGGGGGATCGCCTGGACGGACACGCTCCAGGGGATGTTCATGCTCTCGATGGTATGGTTGGCACTCGCCTGGGTCCTGCTATCGGTCGACGGCGGCATCACCACGATCAATGCCGGCCTCCAGGCGAACGCGCCGGAGTTCTTCGCGCTCGGTGGGGGCGCCTA is a genomic window of Halanaeroarchaeum sulfurireducens containing:
- a CDS encoding Hsp20/alpha crystallin family protein — protein: MSGLSDALVSLPEAVFADVLESDEAYLLIFDFPGVTRDGIQVTATGARLSIEARRQKDVPEDFWFREEGRALFLDVDVPVPPDAVGNQATARLDSGVLEITIPKVSEAATQVPIEE
- a CDS encoding undecaprenyl diphosphate synthase family protein yields the protein MGLYERYLAIRLRRTAGDPPEHVALIITERDLLEQGAYETLERFVAWAFEYGAERVTIYVSVLDETVVDTLERELAGLSFPRPVAIRGPSDTEPAEEPIRISLGLGGKHEFATAVRRIAEDVDAGALDPAAVDESDIEERLVFGEEPDLVIKTGEERLSDFMIWQSVYSELYFTDVNWRDFRERDYIRAVQEYENRQRRFGR
- a CDS encoding HAD family hydrolase; its protein translation is MDPGSYDVWLLDLDGTLVDTEWSYVREVFDRVGDQMGRSFSDREAAVLWHGLGGTRNGHLHRWGVDPETFWSTFHANGDPETRAAATYLHDDATFVADLEVPVGVVTHSQPFLAGPVIDALDIGDWFDVVVSCSDEVGWKPDPAPVELTLDLLDVDPATSRGVLAGDGATDIGAAWNAGLDGIHVERHGPDRRGHCVLGDHRVRSFDTLWTNGGTDRGICPPRAYNSA
- the lwrS gene encoding LWR-salt protein, producing MWARYVFAVTFRLEPTSGVSLEPDTFETRMMREADEPGEPGWRFFRDNLWRGAIADRDYFRDLTRDALGVTVLSVDYRAFETDEEYLAELRDAIASDLSAFNAESVDAVLNKYLGSTIEVR
- a CDS encoding DUF3311 domain-containing protein; the protein is MDLRTLAWVAVFALLPALAIPWFLWGSSRVFAGLPVWLWWHIGWMVLAAVVFRAFTRRAWGLGITTDRSSDGTAGRSGGEKP
- a CDS encoding DUF5778 family protein, with amino-acid sequence MTRSVAWFMTDADDDLYAEAVALLEPGDITLQGVVVHTDFPQSEEPAMDDATRRIGEAIAEVVADEDAYIYAGDDDSRFAAGQFQGRRLSDDEFVWECQQLLRDGTFDLVFYWEATDEQDAVVDAIEDLGFDAVPVTEDGYSV
- the hemA gene encoding glutamyl-tRNA reductase, translating into MNRHATLVTGARVSHEDANVCDLEAVRRETERDLLAELRTQSAVREAFALQTCHRVEAYVVTASAESGRAALGDAGFGPEEAHVMDHEESIRHLMRVAAGLESVIVGEDQIIGQVRDAYDNATTAGTLGPILDEAILKAIRVGERARTETSINDGVVSLGSAAVRLADTEHGLSGATATVVGIGEMGTLSTVSLDSSDVGELYVANRTPDRAREIVDVHEVDATVLGLDDLDGHLPETDVLVTATGARTPVVETDMLAGADQVYCMDLGQPRDIAPNADDLPNVTVRNLDDLEEVTQQTRSQRAAAAEAVREIIDEEFDRLIEQFKRKRADEVIGAMYDSADRIKSREMEMALSKLEARGSLTDEQREVIDAFADSLVSQLLAAPTRALRDAAAEDDWSTIATAIRLFDPEFDGEQSLHTELISEFATEDSPARSTTGESDD
- the uppS gene encoding polyprenyl diphosphate synthase; this translates as MREWLRAQFRSVYERVLRREISGAPSHVAVIQDGNRRYARERGDDTATGHRVGAETTERVLDWCAELGVDELTLYAFSTENFNRPPDEREHLFDLIEEKLYQFADADRVHEERVRVRAIGDTDRLPERVQQAIDYAEAQTAGYDALTLNVAVAYGGRAELLQAAREIGSAVDRGDLDPADVTAETVEARLYDGAVRDVDLIVRTGGDERTSNFLPWHANGNEAAAFFCTPYWPEFSKIDFLRAIRTYEAREVSWRRTRAKRALALVRALGGEVKEARRVLDRFRDYLPDAVEDEPTEQQPAD
- the dnaG gene encoding DNA primase DnaG, whose protein sequence is MEDTAKYLIHADFLADGVVERSDVVGAVFGQTEGLLGDDLDIRGLQQSSKLGRIDVEVHHESGQSVGEITIASSLDRVETATLAAALEAIERIGPSHAAVEVGRIEDVRAAKRRGVVDRAKELLATAFDEGVMDSDAILDEVRESIRVEDITEYAGYPAGPNVETSDAIIVVEGRSDVLTLLKYGVKNAIAVEGTNVPEAVADLTIDKTVTAFLDGDRGGDLIRRELAQVGDLDYVAVAPDDKSVEDLSRSEVDVALRNKEPAETYEGSDAEAAITDGSTTHASPVDVSARNSGDVAAERNSGDVASETPTTAAENASGGAQAAGSSSEGDPPASGAGTAQPMAVGETLADHVAAVVGSDRTRLLDESMVVIEEASSADGFETLCDAETVPHVVVLDGEVTQRLVDLAAQRGVAEIVGTDRGTFVKQPTSVRVRTREDISS
- a CDS encoding DUF92 domain-containing protein gives rise to the protein MNRPLRRTAAFSLVSLLSLAAGVFEEFAAVPFVVVAIGAAFLSEGGLFDVFATRRDRGEETLYTLIAFGLTGAGLGILVPTFDLPVPVFAATMLSVGFGDLGRRLVLAVRESTVAGVGGYVTVGGTAAFAGQVLTEFLQGVLSPGAFPEFLFVASSAALLGALFRSVFTGREDPLALMTIALSLWLFADLAVAVSWERIVVALAIAALFGYVSFALETASVPGMLTGVFLSLLAVVLGGYSWFAVLIAFFAIGALSTKYRYDEKLERGVAEPNKGARGTGNVLGNSLAALVALLLFAAHARLPLPSEAFALAFAGSVATALADTLSSEVGGLYDNPRLVTTLRPVEPGTDGAITWQGEVAGLAGAAIIAAMTVVLFDYSPVFGLVVVAAGFVGMTADSLAGATIEGAIVTNQVVNFIATTVGGVAGGLLYLLAFA